The proteins below come from a single Mugil cephalus isolate CIBA_MC_2020 chromosome 7, CIBA_Mcephalus_1.1, whole genome shotgun sequence genomic window:
- the LOC125011086 gene encoding nucleolin-like isoform X1, producing the protein MSRLECFGRSSTISQTQLDVELTSAEPHKPDDAVGKTTATEKPQILACAQDHSVKVSIKKTQKSEEEVKTKECAPRESISIITRQGQPAMGPVEELKIKDLKKSRASTDSTVTGGTAHAPPPAEPTPMHKADGEEEQAEEEDDEEEDVSAPVELIMQFLKALLDKDFQLATKLCEMILIYEPDNPEALEFLPLIRKKMVEEQEAEESDDEDEEEEEDDDDDDDDDDDDDDDDDDDEEDAEESSYSSSSSSSSCSSSSASDDDEDEKPMNRHKPCPPSHIVP; encoded by the exons ATGAGCAG GTTAGAGTGCTTCGGAAGGTCCTCCACCATTTCACAGACACAG CTGGATGTAGAACTGACCTCTGCTGAACCTCATAAACCTGATG ACGCAGTGGGGAAAACCACAGCCACTGAAAAACCACA AATTCTTGCTTGTGCACAGGATCATTCTGTAAAG GTCTCTATCAAGAAGACACAAAAGTCTGAGGAAGAGGTCAAAACAAAAG AGTGTGCTCCAAGGGAGTCCATCAGCATAATCACAAG ACAAGGACAGCCGGCTATGGGTCCTGTTGAGGAGCTGAAAATTAAAGACCTGAAGAAGTCACGTGCCTCAACGGACTCAACGGTAACAG GAGGAACAGCACATGCTCCCCCACCAGCTGAACCTACTCCCATGCATAAGGCAGATGGGGAGGAAGAACAGGCcgaggaagaggatgatgaggaagaagacgtTAGTGCTCCAGTGGAGCTGATAATGCAG TTCCTCAAAGCTCTACTGGACAAAGACTTCCAGCTGGCCACTAAACTGTGTGAGATGA TTCTCATCTATGAACCAGACAATCCTGAGGCCTTGGAGTTCCTCCCACTGATCCGGAAGAAGATGGTGGAAG AgcaagaggcagaggagagcgatgatgaggatgaagaagaagaagaagatgatgatgatgatgatgatgatgacgacgacgatgacgacgatgacgatgatgacgagGAAGATGCTGAGGAGTCGTCTTATAGCTCAAGCAGCTCCTCTTCATcttgctcctcttcctcagcaTCAGATGACGATGAGGATGAAAAGCCAATGAACAGACACAAGCCTTGTCCTCCTTCTCACATTGTTCCCTAG
- the LOC125011086 gene encoding glutamate-rich protein 2-like isoform X2, protein MDHSVKVSIKKTQKSEEEVKTKECAPRESISIITRQGQPAMGPVEELKIKDLKKSRASTDSTVTGGTAHAPPPAEPTPMHKADGEEEQAEEEDDEEEDVSAPVELIMQFLKALLDKDFQLATKLCEMILIYEPDNPEALEFLPLIRKKMVEEQEAEESDDEDEEEEEDDDDDDDDDDDDDDDDDDDEEDAEESSYSSSSSSSSCSSSSASDDDEDEKPMNRHKPCPPSHIVP, encoded by the exons ATG GATCATTCTGTAAAG GTCTCTATCAAGAAGACACAAAAGTCTGAGGAAGAGGTCAAAACAAAAG AGTGTGCTCCAAGGGAGTCCATCAGCATAATCACAAG ACAAGGACAGCCGGCTATGGGTCCTGTTGAGGAGCTGAAAATTAAAGACCTGAAGAAGTCACGTGCCTCAACGGACTCAACGGTAACAG GAGGAACAGCACATGCTCCCCCACCAGCTGAACCTACTCCCATGCATAAGGCAGATGGGGAGGAAGAACAGGCcgaggaagaggatgatgaggaagaagacgtTAGTGCTCCAGTGGAGCTGATAATGCAG TTCCTCAAAGCTCTACTGGACAAAGACTTCCAGCTGGCCACTAAACTGTGTGAGATGA TTCTCATCTATGAACCAGACAATCCTGAGGCCTTGGAGTTCCTCCCACTGATCCGGAAGAAGATGGTGGAAG AgcaagaggcagaggagagcgatgatgaggatgaagaagaagaagaagatgatgatgatgatgatgatgatgacgacgacgatgacgacgatgacgatgatgacgagGAAGATGCTGAGGAGTCGTCTTATAGCTCAAGCAGCTCCTCTTCATcttgctcctcttcctcagcaTCAGATGACGATGAGGATGAAAAGCCAATGAACAGACACAAGCCTTGTCCTCCTTCTCACATTGTTCCCTAG